A single region of the Marmota flaviventris isolate mMarFla1 chromosome 10, mMarFla1.hap1, whole genome shotgun sequence genome encodes:
- the Strip1 gene encoding striatin-interacting protein 1 — MEPAAGVPGPLIVNNKQPQPPPPPPPATAQPPPGAQRAGGGLLPGGKTREFNRNQRKDSEGYSESPDLEFEYADTDKWAAELSELYSYTEGPEFLMNRKCFEEDFRIHVTDKKWTELDTNQHRTHAMRLLDGLEVTAREKRLKVARAILYVAQGTFGECGSEAEVQFWMRYNIFLLLEVGTFNALVELLNMEIDNSAACSSAVRKPAISLADSTDLRVLLNIMYLIVENVHQEYEGDKAEWRTMRQTFRGELGSPLYNNEPFAIMLFGMVTKFCSGHAPHFPMKKVLLLLWKTVLCTLGGFEELQSMKAEKRTLLGLPPLPEDSIKVIRNMRAASPPASASDLIEQQQKRGRREHKALIKQDNLDAFNERDPYKADDSREEEEENDDDNSLEGETFPLERDEVMPPPLQHPQTDRLTCPKGLPWAPKVREKDIEMFLESSRSKFIGYTLGSDTNTVVGLPRPIHESIKTLKQHKYTSIAEVQAQMEEEYLRSPLSGGEEEVEQVPAETLYQGLLPSLPQYMIALLKILLAAAPTSKAKTDSINILADVLPEEMPTTVLQSMKLGVDVNRHKEVIVKAISALLLLLLKHFKLNHIYQFEYMAQHLVFANCIPLILKFFNQNIMSYITAKNSISVLDYPHCVVNELPELTAESLEAGDNNQFCWRNLFSCINLLRILNKLTKWKHSRTMMLVVFKSAPILKRALKVKQAMMQLYVLKLLKVQTKYLGRQWRKSNMKTMSAIYQKVRHRLNDDWAYGNDLDARPWDFQAEECALRANIERFNARRYDRAHSNPDFLPVDNCLQSVLGQRVDLPEDFQMNYDLWLEREVFSKPISWEELLQ; from the exons ATGGAGCCGGCAGCCGGTGTTCCCGGCCCGCTGATTGTGAACAACAAGCAGCCCCAGCCACCGCCACCTCCGCCGCCCGCAACCGCGCAGCCTCCACCAGGGGCACAGCGGGCCGGCGGGGGCCTCCTGCCCGGGGGCAAAACCCGAGAGTTCAATCGCAACCAGCGCAAAGACTCGGAG GGTTATTCTGAGTCTCCAGACCTGGAGTTTGAATATGCTGACACAGACAAATGGGCTGCGGAGCTCTCAG AGCTTTACAGCTACACAGAAGGGCCAGAATTCCTGATGAATCGGAAGTGCTTTGAGGAAGACTTCCGGATCCATG TGACAGACAAGAAGTGGACCGAGTTGGACACCAACCAGCACCGTACCCATGCCATGAGGCTCCTGGATGGCTTGGAAGTCACTGCCCGGGAGAAGAGACTCAAGGTGGCCCGAGCAATTCTCTATGTTGCCCAAG GAACTTTTGGGGAGTGCGGCTCAGAAGCTGAGGTGCAGTTCTGGATGCGCTACAACATCTTTCTGCTCCTGGAGGTGGGCACGTTCAATGCCTTGGTGGAGCTCCTCAACATGGAAATAGA CAACAGTGCTGCGTGCAGCAGTGCGGTGAGGAAGCCTGCCATCTCCCTGGCTGACAGCACAGACCTGAG GGTTCTGCTCAACATCATGTACCTGATTGTGGAGAATGTTCACCAGGAGTATGAGGGCGACAAGGCTGAGTGGAGGACAATGCGACAGACCTTCAGAGGCGAGCTGG GCTCCCCGCTGTACAACAATGAGCCATTTGCCATCATGCTGTTTGGGATGGTGACCAAATTTTGCAGTGGCCATGCTCCCCACTTTCCCATGAAGAAAGTTCTCTTGCTACTCTGGAAGACAGTATTG TGCACACTGGGTGGCTTTGAGGAGCTGCAGAGCATGAAGGCTGAGAAGCGTACCCTCCTGGGACTACCTCCTTTGCCTGAGGACAGCATCAAAGTGATCCGCAACATGAGAGCTGCCTCCCCACCAGCATCTGCCTCAGACCTGATTGAGCAGCAGCAGAAACGGGGCCGTCGGGAGCACAAG GCTCTGATAAAACAGGACAATTTAGATGCCTTCAATGAGCGTGATCCTTACAAGGCTGATGACTCtcgagaagaagaagaggagaatgaCGATGACAACAGTCTGGAGGGGGAGACATTCCCCCTTGAGCGTGATGAGGTGATGCCTCCCCCACTACAACACCCCCAGACTGACAGGCTTACCTGCCCAAAGGGGCTTCCGTGGGCTCCCAAGGTCAG AGAGAAGGACATTGAGATGTTCCTTGAGTCCAGCCGCAGCAAATTCATAGGTTACACTCTAGGCAG CGACACCAACACAGTGGTGGGGCTGCCCAGGCCAATCCACGAAAGCATCAAGACTCTGAAACAG CACAAGTACACATCGATTGCAGAGGTCCAGGCGCAGATGGAGGAGGAGTACCTTCGCTCTCCTCTCTCAGGG ggagaagaggaagttGAACAAGTCCCTGCAGAAACCCTCTACCAAGGATTGCTCCCCAGTCTGCCTCAGTATATG ATTGCTCTCCTGAAGATTCTGCTGGCCGCAGCTCCCACCTCAAAAGCCAAAACAGACTCAATCAACATCCTAGCAGATGTCCTACCTGAAGAAATGCC CACCACAGTGTTGCAAAGCATGAAGCTGGGAGTGGATGTGAATCGCCACAAAGAGGTCATTGTTAAGGCCATTTCTGCTTTGCTTCTGCTGCTGCTGAAGCACTTTAAGTTGAACCACATCTATCAG TTTGAATACATGGCCCAGCACTTGGTGTTTGCCAACTGTATCCCTTTGATCCTAAAATTCTTCAATCAAAACATCATGTCCTACATCACTGCCAAGAACAG CATTTCTGTCCTGGATTACCCTCACTGTGTGGTGAACGAGCTGCCAGAGCTGACTGCAGAGAGTCTG GAAGCAGGTGACAACAACCAGTTTTGCTGGAGGAATCTCTTTTCTTGTATCAATCTGCTTCGGATCTTGAACAAGCTGACAAAATGGAAGCATTCAAGGACAATG ATGCTGGTGGTGTTCAAGTCAGCACCCATCTTGAAGCGGGCTCTGAAGGTGAAACAAGCCATGATGCAGCTGTATGTGCTGAAGTTGCTCAAGGTACAAACCAAGTACTTGGGGCGGCAGTGGCGCAAGAGCAACATGAAGACAATGTCTGCCATCTACCAGAAGGTGCGGCATCGGCTGAACGACGACTGGGCATATGGCAATG ATCTTGATGCTCGGCCTTGGGACTTCCAGGCAGAGGAATGTGCCCTACGTGCCAATATTGAACGCTTTAATGCCCGGCGCTACGACCGAGCCCACAGCAACCCTGACTTCCTGCCAGTGGACAACTGCCTGCAGAGTGTTTTGGGCCAGCGGGTGGACCTTCCTGAGGACTTCCAGATGAACTATGACCTCTGGTTAGAAAGGGAGGTCTTCTCTAAGCCCATTTCCTGGGAAGAGCTGCTGCAGTGA